The following DNA comes from Octopus bimaculoides isolate UCB-OBI-ISO-001 chromosome 8, ASM119413v2, whole genome shotgun sequence.
gctggctGGATCCAGAGAACATTCAGAACAAGAGATAAGGAAACCACAATGGTCCTCTAGAGGAATTCATCATCAGCCACCTGGATTACTgttcccagctatggtcacccaacagtgtaaaattaacagcggatcttgaagcaatccagagaagcttcacaaagaagatcgtctaattgcaacagctcagctacagGGAAAGAAACAGCTAAGACTTTACTCTCTGGAGCCAAGGCGGGAGAGGtgtgcagtaatatacatctggaagatcctggaaggaactGTGcctaattttggcattgaaagctacaccaatgccagaacggatcgatactgcatagtgccaaagatcccagcaatgccatcgcgcttcaggaccagttactgcaacagcctgggtttcaggggcccgcCGGTTTTTTATATTCTCTCAAAGAGcttgaggaacctgcacaaagtagatgtaggcgttttAAAATCAAggctggatctcttcctgtcgagaaTCCCAGATGAACCAAACTCAccgcaagaggtgcaaatgagggtagctacaccaaactccattcttcaccaagtgccacatattggaggaggctctcagtaacaacagtgtagcaaaacggtggtAACCCAGCtgggccacagctctgagctgaaactacaaatatatatatatatatatatatatatatatatatatatatatatatacatacatacatatatatatatatatattatatatatgtaatatatatatagtatatatatataaatacatatatatatatatatatatgtatatatatcatatatgtatatgtatattatatatatatatattatatttatatatatattatacacacacacatacatatacatatataagtaaactaGCTTCGACTGGAAATGAAAGTCAAATTGCAGACTAGCTTACCGGAAACTATGTTCTACAGCTTTCATCACTTTATGTGTTTGGAATCctactataaaaatatttctcctcTTTCCCGTGTACATTTTATATGTTGAAGTAGCCGCAACCTTTTGATATCTATTTGTATCTAAATGTTTCCATAAAAGATCCGCAACTGTTATTTTAAAATCCATATAATTTCTTTCAGTGATAATTATCAGACAGTCAAATACTTAGTTCTGATGCTGTATTATACAAAACGTCAAAATGTCAGCTCTCTGGTTCTTACTCTTTTACAGTTTTTCGAATCATCTTAGTCAGTAGGTAGTCTCTCGATATTTATTAAGGAAAGGAGAGTAACATAACGAAGAAGCAGTTTCGATTCTTCATAAGAGCCATTCTGTATTATTAACACTACCAATAAATTTTGGCAAAAGCTTGAACATCGCAACTTGTACTTTAACCTTCCCTATAAATCTGAAGCATTACACTTATTTAAGACATCATTTATCTAGGTAAATTTTGACACCGTAATCTGCAGTTTGGTTGCGATTTCCagttaatataatttcatttaacttgaTGCCGTCTATActtttgagaatgacattaagTGTAGCGATCTCTAGtgaacttcctctctctattatatataagtacatacgaaTGTAGCAGGTAACAGCTAACCTTTTGGCGCTGTTTTGGACCCTGTTGTATCTACCACTccgattggttggtattggcgcagtttgtctcttactctatcgcacgccaatatgcaacccaaccaatcgcaacCTGCAAATAAGTTACGTGAGACAGTCCGTTCCAAACAAGCATTTGAGCCTATCATCAGCTATAAAAGCTCATCTCTTCCTTGGCTCGACGTCAGTTGGTCTCAGATTTTCTAAGGTCTAACCACTGACCACATTGCAGCGACCTCCATCTTTGTCGCTACCACTGATGTCTCTCACCAACATCGTCGACAACATCTACACAGCACCAACACACTGCACTGGTTCTAACATCACTCTCCGTGAGCTTCTCACCAGGGTTAACAGCTAACACACAACCCACGcaaatgcatgtagatatatgaacaAATGTACATCAACCGCTTCCattcagcttgtgtatatatgcgtgtgaccACAATAAACGTATTTAAAGTTATCATCTTGTTCCATATATTTCTTTACCGGGTTCCTACCACGATAAGATTACAGCCTTCTGGGCGGAGTTTCATTAGATGACACCACAACCTATAACATCTAAAAAAGTAACAATATGTCTCCAAATGCATGTAAAATCGACATTTTGTATCTTCATAAGGAATCAATAGCTTTTGTGTAGGTGGAATATTTGAAATGGTCCCCGGAAATAGAGAGAGACGAACAACAGTTTCGGGACGTTCATTTCAGTGTAGTGTCTCGAGATTCCCCATTGAAATTCTATTGGTTTCGATTAGATAAGAGTCCTTACAGTAAATATTTGTTGTCATTAAGACAAGAATAATTAATAAAGCCTGTTATTAACTACAAAATAGGTTCCTGTTTCTAAAAAACCAACTGTCAAACTTTCGACTACGTCATGTTTAATGAGTCACCACTCACCTCTTTATGATGTTCGCTTGGATTTAAATTCACAGACCCACAAAATATAGATATGACATTGGTTGGATTACCAGCTGACAATTTGTGTGTTCATACTCGCTGATGACCCATTGTGTATTTAAGAACATTTAGTGAACATGCTCCAGTTTGCTGTTGGCAACATAGGACCCACAAAAAATTCCAATATCTTCTAGAGATGTTAATTGCGATCCAGCAACAAAGATGCGTAAATATCTATTGTTTAATCGTCAGACACAACAGAACCGGAATAAAAAACCGATTTTTTGAACTCATGTCAATAGTGAagatatttttgattaaaaatcGAGATTTTGCATGCTAACTtttgaatgcaaaaaaaaaagaaaagaaaaaaactaaaacttCAATTGTTATAGAATTCTGTTTACAAGGAACCAAAGGGAGAAAAGGGAATTAAAACTTCAAATATAAACGACAATGtacaatctttaaaaaaagtCTCAACGAAATTTATCTATCATATATTAAAAGAcaagttgtctgtctgtctctgtgtgtgttgtgtgaaccacctctactcctacaattttcaaccgaatttcaccaaatttgacgTGTGCTCTCTTTGACTTCGGACGatttttcttataatattttcCTCGAAATTCCGCGCCCCCAACATAAATAGACTACTCTCAATTCGCCTAGGATTTGGCTTGAGCCAGCAAAAAAATGTGAAACACACCCAGCTGGAAAAAATCAGCTGTGGCGAGCTCCTATCGACTGCTTGCACAGTACTGCCAGCAGTATTCATTTGCGAGTTACGATTTGCCTCTGTTTTCACGTGAGCGCTCTTTTTCATATTATTCCAACTTAAACTAGCCACTTCAAAACTCTtacccaaaattaaaaattcttaattcggtctgtttgattaacatttttgccaactacattttactattttttgggTGCTACACATTCACCGCTTTTTCCTTAGAACGTTTTGTATCGCGTAAACTGATAATTTTCCACCATGCCTCGACGCAAAAGATCCAATATAGATCGacaaacaaatgctgcaaagaaaAGTAAACGTATGCGTGCAAAATGAATCTGCCGAGGACGCCGCCAGGAGGAACTCTCTCAATGCACGAAGAAGGGAAAGTGAAGAGCAGCGTTGTGATCGGTTAGCACGTATTACTGCGCAACGAGCCGCCCAGAGCAACGAGCAGCGTGCAGCAGGCCGAACAAGAAATGCTTCCTCTACTGCAGCTGCACGAGTTTCAGAGACAGCAGCACAACGCACAGATCAACTTACAAGAGATGCTTCCTCCACTGCTGTTACACGAGCTGCAGAGACTGCAGCACAACGCGCAGATCAACTTGCAAGAGATGCTTCCTCCACTGCTGTTACAAGAGCTGCAGAGACTGCAGCACAACGCGCAGATCAACTTGCAAGAGATGCTTCCTCAACTGCTGCTGCACGAGCTGCTGGGACTGCAGCACAACGCGCAGATCAACTTGCAAGAGATGTTTCCTCAACTGCTACTGCACGAGCTGCTGGGACTGCAGCACAACGCGCAGATCAACTTGCAAGAGATGCTTCCTCAACTGCTGCTGCACGAGCTGCTGGGACTGCAGCACAACGCGCAGATCAACTTGCAAGAGATGCTTCCTCAACTGCTGCTGCACGAGCTGCTGAGACTGCAGTACAACGCGCAATTCAACTTACAAGAGATGCTGCAGCAACTGCTGCTGCGCGCGCTACGGAGACTACGGGGGGAAAGACAACGACTGGAGGCTACAACTCAGCGAAGGGCTGCATGAAGTTCCTACTCAAGGCCATGCTCCTCGCGTTGGTCAATGACAGCATTCAACTACGATCCTACAATTAACTACAGTAATAACTCTGACGTTCAAATAGGCTGCATGTCCACAATCTGCCAATTTTGCGGAGCTAAAATGTGGCCGAGAGAAACTCCCGGCATGTGCTACTCCAATGGTAGGATTACATTACCTCTTCTACAAGATCCTCCACCCCTTTTGACTGATCTTTTGACAGGGGCGTCTCCATATTCTCATAACTTTCTCAAGCGGATACGTGCCTAATGACTTCCTTCGGCGCCAACATCATACGAGATGGTCATTTCATGCCTTCCTTTAAAGTGCATGGGCAAATTTACCATAGAATTGATTCCCTGCAGCCGCATGACGCTGCCTCGCCTCAGTTTCTTCAACTCTACTTTGTGGGAGACTACGCTGACCAGGCATACTTAACAAACAGCCCCTGGCAATGCCGAGTACGCCTACTAGTATAAAaggttgtctgtgtgtgtaaacccGCAAAATTTCTGCAGTtcacaactgattttctccaaactgggaacgtgcattacttatgttccagagatggttttagactcttaaaatttttgACATAATGAGTAATGGGGCCCTTGGGGGCAGAAAACAATCTTTCCTGGGTTACTTACGATTCCAGTGTACAAGGGTggtaactctttgcgaagtaactttcagaaagtGATTGTTTCTTTTACATCCAACACAATTAATTCTCTTACGCGTTTACTATGTAAAATTTATTCCGTTACTAGGTACCAATTTTTCTGTTGAACTACagaatattaagataaaacttacttggaaaaggatgcgtggcgttcgatcatataataatatgaatatatagatatatgaatatatccatacatatatttacatacctacatctatatggatgatggtgcacttgcttgtaatgattctgcaaagaaagagacttggagaagccattatgaaaggctgctgaatgtagagaatgaatgggaggaggagagtctgccaaatgttgattTAGTcgagggaccagcta
Coding sequences within:
- the LOC106875236 gene encoding integumentary mucin C.1, encoding MLQRKVNVCVQNESAEDAARRNSLNARRRESEEQRCDRLARITAQRAAQSNEQRAAGRTRNASSTAAARVSETAAQRTDQLTRDASSTAVTRAAETAAQRADQLARDASSTAVTRAAETAAQRADQLARDASSTAAARAAGTAAQRADQLARDVSSTATARAAGTAAQRADQLARDASSTAAARAAGTAAQRADQLARDASSTAAARAAETAVQRAIQLTRDAAATAAARATETTGGKTTTGGYNSAKGCMKFLLKAMLLALVNDSIQLRSYN